From the Clostridiales bacterium FE2011 genome, one window contains:
- a CDS encoding ComF family protein, translating into MSPRPFETWLFGKWGPLEKALARWGKDVIWPEDALCCVCGRVTDKDGLCAYCRESLEHDGFFFAWERSDPDPDLPVWSLRPHEGIPRELVIRLKYGAEARAARILASLLLPLPDDVVFPPDTVVTWVTMPESRRRERAVDHGRLLAEAFAEKLSLPCRQLLLRRDRREKRQVGLNEKERAANLAGAFTPKEKITFPVLIVDDVRTTGTTLCRCAEALRSGGAEKIFGLTVTARK; encoded by the coding sequence ATGAGCCCCCGCCCTTTCGAAACCTGGCTGTTCGGCAAGTGGGGGCCGCTTGAAAAAGCCCTTGCCCGCTGGGGAAAAGACGTCATCTGGCCCGAGGATGCCCTCTGCTGTGTCTGCGGCAGGGTAACAGATAAGGACGGTCTCTGTGCCTACTGCCGGGAATCCCTGGAGCATGACGGCTTCTTTTTCGCCTGGGAACGTTCCGATCCGGATCCTGATCTACCTGTCTGGTCCCTCCGTCCGCATGAAGGCATTCCCCGGGAACTGGTGATCCGACTCAAATACGGTGCGGAAGCACGTGCCGCCCGCATCCTTGCAAGCCTGCTCCTTCCCCTGCCGGATGACGTGGTTTTCCCGCCGGACACGGTTGTCACCTGGGTCACCATGCCGGAATCCCGCCGCCGGGAGCGAGCCGTCGATCACGGCCGCCTGCTGGCGGAAGCCTTCGCGGAAAAGCTGTCCCTGCCCTGCAGGCAGCTGCTGCTTCGGCGTGACCGCCGGGAAAAGCGCCAGGTAGGACTGAATGAAAAAGAGCGCGCCGCCAATCTGGCAGGCGCTTTCACACCCAAAGAAAAGATCACTTTTCCGGTACTCATCGTGGACGATGTGCGCACCACAGGCACCACTCTCTGCCGCTGTGCGGAAGCCCTGCGATCCGGCGGCGCGGAAAAGATTTTCGGTCTGACCGTCACCGCCCGAAAATAA
- a CDS encoding ATP-dependent RecD-like DNA helicase: MEQLEATIQGTVFRNEENGWSVLTVRSGRSEITVVGSLPELSPGEQAVFSGDWIEHRTYGRQFHCVSCELKTPTTLLGIERFLGSGLIHGVGPSTAQLIVEAFGEETLVVLSEHPERLSEVRGIGKKRAIMIAESFREQQSTRRAMVFLQSYGISPALAIRISRHYGDRTPEIVRENPYRLCDDLEGVGFKTADRIGLSLGIPPDSENRVKSAMTYILRDAAAASGHVYLPETELCSASASLLNVPLTLCQQALRSMLVSGALHSETDEAAENRRVYLPYYRYAEQEVALMIRRLMVAITPDKYAGVSRAISSFEKRRNITFSPTQRQAIAGALENGVFVITGGPGTGKTTIINCILELLSKDNETVLCAPTGRAAKRMSEATGAEARTIHRLLEYSGEQGAFTRTDDNPLEADCVIADETSMIDLVLMRALLKAIRPGTRLILVGDADQLPSVGAGNVLGDILDSGEVPCVRLTEIYRQSGESQIVVNAHLINNGQMPVLNGKGTDFFFERKTALADAAQSITALVTSRLPGYLHYPEEERLSLSVRNIQVLAPSRKGECGVNSLNLRLQEMLNPPASDKPQLQWGETIFRLGDKVIQTRNDYRLPWRRETSAGIEDGAGVFNGDIGFIIDVDPENHMLTVRFDEEREATYESGDLEDLEPAYCLSVHKSQGSEFPVVVMPVTPGPPMLLTRNLLYTALTRARSLVVLVGTEAVIRRMVENDHVICRYTTLARRLIETRELVQ; this comes from the coding sequence ATGGAACAGCTTGAGGCGACCATCCAGGGTACCGTTTTCCGGAATGAGGAAAACGGCTGGTCCGTCCTGACCGTCCGTTCCGGCCGGTCAGAGATTACCGTGGTCGGCTCCCTGCCGGAGCTGAGTCCCGGTGAACAGGCTGTTTTTTCAGGCGACTGGATAGAACATCGTACCTACGGCCGCCAGTTTCACTGTGTCTCCTGCGAACTGAAAACGCCCACAACCCTCCTGGGGATTGAGCGATTCCTCGGCAGCGGCCTGATCCACGGTGTGGGTCCGTCCACTGCCCAGCTGATTGTTGAAGCCTTCGGGGAAGAAACCCTTGTGGTTCTCTCCGAGCATCCGGAGCGCCTGAGCGAGGTTCGCGGCATCGGCAAAAAGCGAGCCATCATGATTGCCGAAAGCTTCCGGGAGCAGCAGAGCACCCGGCGCGCCATGGTCTTCCTTCAGTCCTACGGTATTTCCCCTGCCCTGGCCATCCGGATCAGCCGGCATTACGGCGACCGCACCCCGGAAATCGTCCGGGAGAATCCTTACCGCCTGTGCGATGACCTGGAAGGCGTGGGGTTCAAAACCGCGGACCGCATCGGTCTGTCCCTGGGCATTCCGCCCGACAGTGAAAACCGCGTCAAATCCGCCATGACCTATATCCTGCGGGATGCTGCCGCTGCTTCAGGTCATGTTTACCTGCCGGAAACGGAGCTCTGTTCCGCCTCCGCCTCGCTGCTCAACGTGCCGCTCACCCTTTGTCAGCAGGCACTGCGCAGCATGCTTGTTTCCGGCGCGCTTCATTCCGAAACGGATGAAGCGGCAGAAAACCGCCGGGTTTACCTGCCTTATTACCGTTACGCGGAGCAGGAGGTCGCCCTCATGATCCGCCGCCTGATGGTTGCCATTACACCCGACAAATACGCCGGTGTTTCCCGGGCGATTTCGTCCTTTGAAAAACGCCGGAACATCACCTTCTCCCCCACCCAGCGCCAGGCCATTGCCGGTGCGCTGGAAAACGGTGTCTTTGTAATTACCGGCGGCCCCGGCACAGGCAAAACCACGATCATCAACTGCATTCTGGAGCTGCTCTCGAAGGATAACGAGACGGTTCTTTGCGCCCCTACCGGCCGCGCCGCCAAACGGATGAGCGAGGCCACCGGCGCAGAAGCGCGAACCATTCACCGCCTGCTGGAATACAGCGGTGAGCAGGGCGCCTTCACCCGCACGGATGACAACCCGCTGGAAGCGGACTGCGTCATCGCGGATGAAACCTCCATGATCGACCTGGTCCTGATGCGCGCCCTGCTGAAGGCCATCCGCCCCGGCACCCGCCTGATCCTCGTCGGCGACGCGGATCAGCTGCCCAGCGTCGGCGCGGGCAACGTGCTCGGCGATATTCTCGACAGCGGTGAAGTGCCTTGTGTCCGCCTTACGGAAATCTACCGCCAGAGCGGGGAAAGCCAGATCGTCGTGAACGCCCACCTGATCAATAACGGACAAATGCCGGTACTTAACGGCAAAGGCACGGATTTCTTCTTTGAGCGTAAAACCGCCCTGGCCGACGCAGCCCAGAGCATCACGGCCCTGGTCACTTCCCGGCTGCCCGGTTATCTGCATTATCCGGAAGAGGAGCGTCTCTCCCTTTCCGTCCGGAACATCCAGGTTCTTGCTCCCTCCCGCAAAGGAGAATGCGGCGTCAACAGCCTCAACCTCCGCCTGCAGGAAATGCTCAACCCGCCCGCCTCGGACAAGCCGCAGCTGCAATGGGGAGAAACCATATTCCGTCTGGGAGACAAGGTCATCCAGACCCGGAATGATTACCGTCTTCCCTGGCGCCGGGAAACCTCCGCCGGCATTGAGGACGGTGCCGGTGTGTTCAACGGCGATATCGGCTTCATCATCGACGTGGATCCGGAAAACCATATGCTTACCGTCCGCTTTGATGAGGAGCGGGAAGCCACCTATGAATCCGGAGACCTGGAAGACCTGGAGCCCGCCTACTGCCTCAGCGTGCATAAATCCCAGGGCAGTGAGTTCCCGGTGGTCGTCATGCCCGTGACCCCCGGACCGCCTATGCTGCTCACCCGCAACCTGCTTTATACTGCCCTGACCAGGGCCCGCAGCCTCGTGGTGCTGGTCGGCACCGAGGCCGTGATCCGCCGCATGGTGGAAAACGATCATGTGATCTGCCGCTACACCACCCTGGCCCGCCGGCTGATCGAAACCCGGGAGCTTGTACAATGA